The Terriglobales bacterium genomic sequence CACGCCGGTCACCAGCAGGATGGCGGCCCAGAGCAGCCAGCCTTGCCACAGGAATCCCAAAGGCAAGAGGACCAATGCGGTACCGCGGGTCCACCAGCGGTGGGCGCGGGGCCAGAGCGCATAGACGATGTGGCCGCCGTCGAGTTGGCCTCCGGGCAAGAGGTTGAGCGCCGTGGCCAGCATCCCCACCCAGGCCGCCATGGCTACCGGATGAAGGTGTAGGGCGTCGAGAGAGGCCGGAACCATCCCCAGCGACGCCATGGCCCAGTGGACAAGGTGGAAGATCAGGGGATGTCCGAATTGGATCTCCGAGGGCGGCATGGCCGGAGGCATGGGCTGAGAGAGGAGAAAGGCCACGACCAGTGCGCCGACGGCCACGACGAATCCGGCGATGGGCCCGGCGATGCCGATGTCGAAGAGCGCGGCGCGGGTGCGGATGGGCGAGCGGATGCGGATGAACGCTCCCAGGGTCCCGATAGGGGTGGGGATGGGGAGGAAGTAGGGAAGCGTGGCGTACACCCGATTGCGCAGGCAGTAGAGGAAGTGTCCCATCTCGTGGGTGAGCAGGATGAGCAGGAGCGTGGCGGAGAAGGGAATGCCGAGCAGCAGGCGCTGGGGCTGCTCGACCACCCAGGGGAGAGGGAAGAAGTCGTCGTCGACGGAAAACGCGGGCAGGTTGTGATCGAAGGTGTATTGCAGGCGGGCGCCGCCGACCAGGGTGGTGAAGACGGTGGCCAGGAGAAGCAGGGCGTGCAGCCAGTAGCGCCGCTTGGGCGGCGGCAGGACCAGGACCTCGAAGGGGCGAAAATATTCGTAGGTGG encodes the following:
- a CDS encoding site-2 protease family protein produces the protein MSEPTPPLSSTYEYFRPFEVLVLPPPKRRYWLHALLLLATVFTTLVGGARLQYTFDHNLPAFSVDDDFFPLPWVVEQPQRLLLGIPFSATLLLILLTHEMGHFLYCLRNRVYATLPYFLPIPTPIGTLGAFIRIRSPIRTRAALFDIGIAGPIAGFVVAVGALVVAFLLSQPMPPAMPPSEIQFGHPLIFHLVHWAMASLGMVPASLDALHLHPVAMAAWVGMLATALNLLPGGQLDGGHIVYALWPRAHRWWTRGTALVLLPLGFLWQGWLLWAAILLVTGVRHPPVPPFPGLSRGRLLLAVLGLVILLLTFMPAPVVGHGLR